In one window of Arachis ipaensis cultivar K30076 chromosome B06, Araip1.1, whole genome shotgun sequence DNA:
- the LOC107646783 gene encoding uncharacterized protein LOC107646783, which yields MGAKIDQTITNSKGPRTFILYGENYHLMGSLILEEVCMARFAQLYVYDTQNEIQNCIAVIRGKDNNKINEDIVKDLKKMLDNNNVLVKAFRMVRESIGSDYTSMVKLRLFGKWGKDGRRNNLPSTNEVAALIVGDFDFAKTDRDIVVETHSGRLQRINQLNPTYLALQYPLLFPYGKDGYKEDIPLNKKCGKEDKGRQEVSMKEFFAFRIQERLADVSPLLYSRRFFQRFLVDGFSMIESARLNYVRLDQEKFKCEMYKGLSEAMLSGKTRLASRGKRIILPSSFTGGSRYMIQNYQDAMAIYRVVGYPDLFFLHSHVIQNDLNYKIFLRIENYMQKTDQTWYISSCEAAWRIFGYSIHYRNPSVVRLGFHLPGKQPVIFKDDENLDDIARKEFVKEFIFLEWFEIMGRKANSDATFLDIEISHYKKEKYIEVEEVPFEGSKERKASNELDGLGLELNDKIDDA from the exons ATGGGTGCCAAGATTGATCAAACTATAACAAACAGCAAAGGGCCACGCACGTTTATTCTATATGGAGAGAATTATCATCTAATGGGTAGCCTTATACTCGAAGAGGTGTGTATGGCAAGATTTGCACAATTATATGTGTACGATAcacaaaatgaaattcaaaattgtATAGCAGTGATAAG AGGAAAAGATAATAACAAGATAAATGAAGATATTGTCAAAGATTTGAAGAAGATGTTGGACAATAACAACGTGTTGGTAAAGGCATTTCGAATGGTTCGGGAGTCTATAGGATCTGACTACACATCCATGGTGAAGTTGAGGTTGTTTGGAAAATGGGGCAAAGATGGTAGGCGGAATAACCTACCATCTACTAATGAGGTTGCTGCGCTGATAGTAGGCGACTTTGATTTCGCGAAAACTGATAGAGACATTGTGGTTGAAACACATAGTGGAAGGCTACAACGAATAAATCAGCTAAATCCAACCTATTTGGCATTACAGTACCCTTTATTGTTTCCATATGGAAAGGATGGTTACAAGGAAGACATTCCTCTAAATAAAAAATGTGGTAAAGAAGATAAGGGTAGGCAAGAAGTCTCAATGAAGGAGTTTTTTGCGTTCAGGATCCAAGAAAGGCTAGCCGATGTATCTCCATTGCTTTATTCAAGAAGGTTTTTTCAGCGATTCTTGGTAGATGGATTCTCCATGATTGAGTCAGCCAGATTAAATTATGTTCGGCTTGATCAAGAAAAGTTTAAGTGTGAAATGTATAAGGGCTTATCCGAAGCAATGTTAAGTGGGAAAACTAGACTTGCGTCAAGAGGAAAACGTATCATCTTGCCTTCTTCATTCACGGGAGGGTCTAGGTACATGATACAGAACTACCAAGATGCAATGGCAATTTACAGGGTGGTTGGCTATCCagaccttttttttttacattcacATGTAATCCAAAATGACCTGAATTATAAGATTTTCTTAAGAATAGAGAACTACATGCAGAAAACTGACCAGACATG GTACATATCCTCGTGCGAAGCTGCATGGAGAATTTTCGGGTATAGCATTCATTATAGGAACCCTTCTGTGGTAAGGCTAGGCTTTCACCTTCCTGGTAAACAACCAGTGATATTCAAGGACGATGAAAACTTGGATGACATTGCTAGGAAAGAGTTTGTGAAAGAATTCATCTTCTTGGAATGGTTCGAG ATAATGGGAAGAAAAGCTAATTCTGATGCTACTTTTCTTGATATTGAGATATCGCATTATAAGAAGGAAAAATACATTGAGGTGGAGGAAGTTCCATTTGAAGGTTCTAAGGAAAGGAAGGCATCGAATGAATTGGATGGTTTGGGTTTG gaattgaatgataaaatagatGATGCATGA